Genomic DNA from Aphanothece sacrum FPU1:
AATTAGGTGCGTTACATTTCATTAACGCACCCTACAAGATCCGCGATCGCACTGTATATTATGATGTTAGGAAATAAAAGGATCATAGTTCAATTCCATTGATCCAAATTTCATACTCGCTTATATCAATTTCATCATTCCAAATGATTCCGCTACCTGATGGATCGAGTTGAAAGTTTTTAAAGAAAGCGTAATTTTTAAGGCTAGAAAATATCATTTTTTCTAGTAGCTTTTCACAGTTATATTTTCTAGCTTGATGATTAGAAAAATGCACTAATAAAGTGTAATTTTCAAAGATTTCTGCTGATGTGATTTTTGGGTAAAGCATTGTTTTATTTCAAAGGTGGTAATTTGTTGAATTCTTGAGTGTTCCACATTTTCAATAATTCTAGTTGATAGATTGTTGCCCATTCTACAACCATTTTTGTGGCTCTATTGGGTAAATCTCCTTCAATGATTTCTAAGGTTTCCAGGTTAAATAGGGCGTTATAGTCTCCATAAATCGCATGAAAATGGGGAGGTGGATGATCGGCAAAAAAGAGTTTAATGATAATTCCATAAAATCGAGTAATTTCTGGCATAAATCTATTTTTAGAGGTCTTTCTTTATGACCAAAATATTATAACAAAACTTACTGGGTTTCGTTCCTCAAACCAACCTACAAGATCCGCGTTGCCGAAGGCACTGCGAAGCAGACCGCACTACAATAGTTCTAGTAATATGTCATACTCTACGTGTGAACCAACCCAAAACTACTTGATTAACTATACCAATTACTTGAATTCTAGTTTCACCATAATTGCGTTTATCTTCTCTTTCTAGGCGGTTTGGGTCTAGAAAAATATTTTTTGCATCCTCAAAATCAATGTTATGTTTTATTAAATTTGAGGCAGCTTTATCTTTGTCCCATTCTATCTCCATACTACCGAAATTTTCTGTCTAGTCAATTAGTATAGGGCAAAAATCAGTTATTCAATATAGTATATATTTATGATTGTTGGGTTTCGTTCTTCAACCCAACCTGCACTCGTCCGCGATCGCTGTAGGGTGGATTAGCCTGCGCGTAATCCACCATTAAATCAATTAATGAATAACCCAATAAATTAGGTGCGTTACATTTCATTAACGCACCCTACAAGATCCGCGATCGCACTAAGGCAATTTC
This window encodes:
- a CDS encoding DUF2442 domain-containing protein, whose amino-acid sequence is MLYPKITSAEIFENYTLLVHFSNHQARKYNCEKLLEKMIFSSLKNYAFFKNFQLDPSGSGIIWNDEIDISEYEIWINGIEL
- a CDS encoding DUF4160 domain-containing protein; its protein translation is MPEITRFYGIIIKLFFADHPPPHFHAIYGDYNALFNLETLEIIEGDLPNRATKMVVEWATIYQLELLKMWNTQEFNKLPPLK
- a CDS encoding BrnT family toxin, which codes for MEIEWDKDKAASNLIKHNIDFEDAKNIFLDPNRLEREDKRNYGETRIQVIGIVNQVVLGWFTRRV